Below is a window of bacterium DNA.
GGGAGGAGCTAAATATTTTTTAAAAGGAACTTGACAAAAAGATAAAAGAGAAGATAATAATATTTGTGACTGGAGAGGAAATCTTATGAGTAATACAGAGAAAGAATCAAAGCCTTATCAGATAAGAAATCCATTCACGTTAAAAAGATATGAAAATTTAATGATTTATTTTCAAAGTGAAATAACCTCTCTTACACAAAGGACAACAGCTTTATTATCAATTTCTATAGCAATAATTGCAGCACCTTTCTATATAACTTTTTTACAAATAGGAAAATTTGATACTGTTTGTTTCGATAATAATTTTATTTATTCATTATGTTTTATAGGTTCCCTCTTAACATCTTTCTTATCAATTATATTTCTCTTTTGGTCTGGATTTTCATATTTAGAGACAGTAGGACCCTACGCTTCTTTTAATATGGAAATACCAAGTGATAAGAGTATTACAGATGATTATCAAGAGAATAAAGAAATTGAAATATATAAATTGTATAGGATGGCTATTTTGATAAATAATTTATTGAATTTTTATAATTATAAATTGAGTTTTTATGGTAAAGGTATAAGAAATACAAAAATAAGCGTAATAATATTACTTTTTTCAATTCTCTTAACCGTTGTTTCTAGCTTTCTCTAAAAGGAGGTGTTCGTGAACGGGGAAGATGACAACAAAAGCTCTCCGCCGAAGAAACCAGACATTGACAAGGATAAAACAATTGTGAAAAAGGGAGTCCCTGATCCAAAACCGGCCCCTGCTCCTAGACCAACCCCTGATCCTAGACCAGCCCCTGATCCTAGACCAGCCCCTGATCCTAGACCGAGGCACGGTGACTGAAAAACACTGGATAGGCGAAAACAAGGTTCCCAACTGGAGCCTTGTTTTTTGGGGAACCCGAGGGGCTCCGTATTATTACTCGGGACGCTACATGATTAGCACTTAACGGGCGGGTGTGGACACCCGCCCCTACGTCACAACCCGGTAGAATATAAAAACCCGACGCCTCGATGACGCCGGGTATTTTAATTGGTGGACCCGAGGGGATTCGAACCCCTGACCTCCTCCACGCCAAGGAGGCGCGCTCCCAACTGCGCCACGGGCCCAAGGGCTGCGGCATGCTAGCACAGGGGCGGCTTTTTGTCAACGTCGGGCGCCGCCCACGAAACGCGGGCTAATCGCCGAAGAGTTCGTAGTACTTCTCCGCCACCGCCTTTACCTTGGGGTCGTCCTCGGTGTACTTGAGCGTGTTGTAGGTCAGGTAGAGGTCCTTGACGACGGCCCTGTTGTCGGGGTCCACATCGAAGAAGGCTTTCTCCAGGTACTTCACGGCGAGGACGAGGTCGTCGAAGTTCATGTCGTTGCGGGTGATGTAGTAGACGCCTGCGTCGGAGAGCGCCTCGGCGTAGTCGTCTCTGGCCTCCTCGATATTTTCCTCGGTCGCGGCGTCGTAGGCCTTCTCGGCGTCGGCGACGAGGGTCTTGTAGGCGTCCTCGGCGCGGGGGTCGTCCATGTCGTAGAGGACGCGGGCCCGGGTGCGCTCCACCTTGACGAAGCCCGGGAACTTCTCCAGCCCCATGTCGCAGACCTCGAGGGCCTTGTCGTAGAGCTCGGCCTCGGCGATGGTGGCGCTGCCGACGTAGTACACCGTCCGCTGGGTCTTTTCGTCGGGCATGGTGAAGCGTCCGACGGTCTCCATGTTGTAGAGCTTCTGGATGGCGAGGTAGTACTCCTCGGCGGCCTCGGTGTTGCGCTCCATCAGCCGCAGGCACTCGGCGGCGATGTAGAAGGCCTGGTAGTGGTCGGGCTCCAGCTCCTCGGCGAACCGGGCGTAGGCCAGCGCCTTCTCGAATTCGCGGCTGTTGATGGCCTTGGCCGCCTCCTGGCGCGCCACGAGGAAGTACTCGAACTCGACGATGATGTCCTCCATCTCCTTGCGGGAGTCGGGGTCCATCGCGATGGCCATGTCGTAGTACTTCATGGCGGTTTCGAAGTCGTGGAGCTGGGCGTAGCCCCAGAAGAGCATGACATAGGCGCAGGGCTCGTTCTTGCCCTCGCCGGCGATGTAGTCGAGCATCTTGTCCACGGCCCGCTGGGGTTCGCTGGCGCGGCGGATGTCGGTGGCGGCCCCCTCGCACTGGTACGTGCGCGTGGTCTTGCAGGAGCCGACGAGCGCGAGGCATACGGCGAGCAGCAGAATCGCAACGAGGGTCTTGCGCATCGGGCACTCCTTTAACTGGTCCGTTTCTAAGGCTCTCGTCCGGTCGGGTGATGATACAACCGGGGGTGTAAAAAGTAAACCGGGCCGTCTCATCCGGTTACGCGCGCATGATTGAAAGGCAAGGGGTTTAAACCCCTTGTCTCCTTCCCGTGCGGCGGTGCAAAAACCGGGGCCTGGCCCCGGCGAAAATGGTGTGGTGCGTCAGAAGTCCGGCGGGAGCTCGTCAATCTCCGCCTGGCTGAAGACCGGCCCGTCCAGGCAGACGTACTTACTCCCGACGTTGCAGCGGCCGCACTTGCCGATGCCGCACTTCATCCGGTTTTCCAGGGTGGTGATGACCTTGTCCGGCGCGAAGCCCATCTTGGAAAGACTCTGGAAGGCGAACTTGATCATTATCGGCGGCCCGCAGGTAACGACGAAGGCGTCCTTCGGGTCCAGCCCCACCTCCTCCATCACCGGGGGCACGAAGCCGACCTTGCCCTTCCAGTCCGGCGTCTCGCCGCCGGGGTCCACGGTGAGGATGAGCTTCGCGTCTTGCTTGGCCCACTCGTCGAACTCGCGCTTGTAGAGGAGGTCGCCGACGGAGCGCGCGCCGTAGAGGATGGTGACGTCCCCGTAGTCCTTGCGGTTGTCCAGGACGAACCATATCAGGCTGCGCAGGGGGGCGATGCCGATGCCGCCGCCCACGATGTGCAGGTTCTTCCCCTTCATGAGCTCGTAGGGGAAGTGGTTGCCGTAGGGGCCGCGGACGCCGACGGGATCGCCCGCGTTCCGGCGCGAGAGGCCGCCGGTGACGCGCCCCACCTCCTTGAACGTGCACTCGATAAAGCCCTTGCGCGTGGGGGAGCTGGCGATGCAGAAAGTGGACTCCCCCTCGCCGAAGGCCGAGTACTCGCCGAACTGCCCCGGCTCGAAGGTGAACTCGTCCCGGAGCTTCTCGTCGGCGAACTCGAGCCGGTAGGTCCGGGTGTCCGGGGTTTCCTGGGCGATTTCCTTTATTTCCGCCAACTGGGGCGCGTAGACGTTGGGCATGTGCTCCGTCCTTTCGGGCGGTTGACGCGTTAAAGCAAAATATCCTTACGCCGATAAACGAGGTGTGAGCCCAGTACGCAGAGCGCGGCGAGGCCGATGAAATAGGCCGCCCTCCACCAGCCCCCGCTCGACGCCCCGGCGATGATGTCGGTCTGGACGAAGCGGAAGGGGCTTATAAACCCGAAGGCCCTGGTGGACTCGGAAACGCGGGAGAGCCCGCTAACGATGTAAAACCCCAGTACGATTCCGAGACACGCCCCGGTAACCGCGCGGGCCCGCTTCGCCAGGGCGGCGACGAGGAATCCCACCGCGCCGAAGGCCAGCATCAGCAGCCAAGTCTGCCACGAGACGGTCAGGAAGGCGCCGACGTCGTACGGGGCGTCGGTGAAGACCGCCAACAGGACGAATCCGGCCAGGACCACGGCCAGGTTCAGACCGGTGATCAGCACACCCAGGGCCGCCATCTTCGAGTTGAGCACCTCGCCCCGCGTGACGGGCTTCGTGAGCAGGAACTCGGCCGTCTTTTCTTTCTCCTCGCGGGCGAGGAGCCCCGAACCCAGGAGAATAGCCACGAGGCTGCCCAGGAGCATGGTGTAGATCGCGTTGTAGGTTACGTAATAGCCCAGGGCGCTGGTCATGCTTTTCATGTCCACGCCGAAGGTGGTCAGCATCCCCTTGAAGAAGGGGTTCGAGAAGAGGGTATTGAGGTGCTCGAAGACGCCGCTCTCGATGACGAGGGGATAGAAAAGCATCATGAAGGCGTTCAGGCCGACCAGGACCGCGCACCATATCAGAATCCCCCGCAGGTGCCGGCGCAGCTCCATGAGAAATATATTCGTATTCATTCGTCTTCAGAGTCTTTGTAGAAGTGGAGGAAGACCTCCTCGAGGTCCGGCTCCTCGAGGGTCACGTCGTTGACCGGCATCCCCGCCAGGAGCGCGAGGAGGTCCCCGATGCGCCCGTCGAAGAGAAAGCGGCAGTCGCGGTCCTTCACCTCGAGTTCGTGCACGCCCTCCAGGTCGAACGCGCCGGGCTCCGGGGTTTTACTGAAGCTCAGGCGGACCTTCTTGAGCTGCTTCTGGCGCAGGGATGAAATTTCCTCGACGCCGACGACCCGGCCCCCTTTGAGAATCGCCACCCGGCCGCAGATTTTCTGCACCTCGGACAGAACGTGGGAGGAGTAGAAGATAGTCGTCCCCCGGGCGTTCTCCTCGCGCAGCGTCTCGGTGAGGCGGGCCTGGATGAGGGGGTCCAGCCCGCCCGTCGGCTCGTCCAGAATCAGCAGCTCCGGCGAGTGGATGAGCGCCGCCAGGATGGCGACTTTCTTCTTGTTGCCCAGGGAGAGGTCGGTAAAGTCCCGCTCCAGGTCCACCTTGAAGCGTTCGGCCAACTCCCGCGTCCGCCTCCCGTCAACCACCCCGTAAAAGCGGGCCGAGTAAGCTAAAAGGTCCCCCACCTTCAGACGGTCGTAGAAGTTTACCTCCGCGGGCAGATACCCGACGCGCCGTTTTATCGCCTTGGAGTCCCGGAGGATGTCCAGGCCGAAGACCCTCCCCTCGCCGCGGGTCGGGTACAGAAGGGACAACAGGGTGCGGATGGTGGTGGACTTACCGGCGCCGTTGGGGCCGATGAAGCCGAAGATTTCCCCCGGCTCCACCTCCAGGTCCACGTCCTCGATGCCCCGCGTCTTTTTGTAGAACTTGGTCAGGCCGCGGGTTTCGATCGCCAAGCGGTGAGCGGTGTCCGTCACGTGACCCTTAGTCCCGACCGGTCTTTGATCGTGGAGGGGCGGAGCCGTGGTTTCGAGCCGAAACCGGCACGTTCGGAGCGCCTATTCCCCCAGCTCGGCCACGGCGGCCATGACCTCGGTGATGTCCTGACCGACGGGGCAGACGCGGATGCAGCGCCCGCAGCCGACGCAGCCGGGCAGGTTCCACTTGTCCAGGAAAATCTTGAACTTGCAGGTGAAGCGGTTGCGCCAGCGGAGGGGCTGACGTGCGCGCGGGTTGTGCCCCGAGGCGTGGAGGGTGAAGTGGTCGAACTGGCAGGCGTCCCAGTTCTTCTTGCGCTCGCCGGCGCCCAGCTTGCCCTCGTCCACGATGTCGAAGCAGTGGCAGGTGGGGCAGACGAAGGTGCAGGCGCCGCAGGAGAGGCAGCGGAACGCCATCTTCGGCCACTTCTCCGAGTCGTAGTTGGAAAAATCGTCGAGCCAGGGCTTGATCCGCTCCGGGGCCTCCGTGAGGTCGTGGCGCAGGTCCTTGTAGGCCTTCTC
It encodes the following:
- a CDS encoding FAD/NAD(P)-binding protein, producing MPNVYAPQLAEIKEIAQETPDTRTYRLEFADEKLRDEFTFEPGQFGEYSAFGEGESTFCIASSPTRKGFIECTFKEVGRVTGGLSRRNAGDPVGVRGPYGNHFPYELMKGKNLHIVGGGIGIAPLRSLIWFVLDNRKDYGDVTILYGARSVGDLLYKREFDEWAKQDAKLILTVDPGGETPDWKGKVGFVPPVMEEVGLDPKDAFVVTCGPPIMIKFAFQSLSKMGFAPDKVITTLENRMKCGIGKCGRCNVGSKYVCLDGPVFSQAEIDELPPDF
- a CDS encoding ABC transporter permease subunit, yielding MNTNIFLMELRRHLRGILIWCAVLVGLNAFMMLFYPLVIESGVFEHLNTLFSNPFFKGMLTTFGVDMKSMTSALGYYVTYNAIYTMLLGSLVAILLGSGLLAREEKEKTAEFLLTKPVTRGEVLNSKMAALGVLITGLNLAVVLAGFVLLAVFTDAPYDVGAFLTVSWQTWLLMLAFGAVGFLVAALAKRARAVTGACLGIVLGFYIVSGLSRVSESTRAFGFISPFRFVQTDIIAGASSGGWWRAAYFIGLAALCVLGSHLVYRRKDILL
- a CDS encoding ABC transporter ATP-binding protein produces the protein MAIETRGLTKFYKKTRGIEDVDLEVEPGEIFGFIGPNGAGKSTTIRTLLSLLYPTRGEGRVFGLDILRDSKAIKRRVGYLPAEVNFYDRLKVGDLLAYSARFYGVVDGRRTRELAERFKVDLERDFTDLSLGNKKKVAILAALIHSPELLILDEPTGGLDPLIQARLTETLREENARGTTIFYSSHVLSEVQKICGRVAILKGGRVVGVEEISSLRQKQLKKVRLSFSKTPEPGAFDLEGVHELEVKDRDCRFLFDGRIGDLLALLAGMPVNDVTLEEPDLEEVFLHFYKDSEDE